A single region of the Nicotiana sylvestris chromosome 6, ASM39365v2, whole genome shotgun sequence genome encodes:
- the LOC138871204 gene encoding uncharacterized protein, with protein sequence MTITPPCDATPVVDRGNSSSSRPIAFHPDDYTHPCHPLYVHPSDVLGASLVSTPFDGTSYGSWCRNILVALSVHNKLDFINDTTEKPPDGSPLVRQWQRCNDLVVPWLTNSLTKEISRSVEYSELAKDIWRELEERYDMADGARIFELKKELSHISQGPLDIASYFNKIKQLWDEIASISVNHLSVCTFGGNKKDDEEQKVYQFLMGLNETYLQVRSNILMIKPLPSMSKVYGILLSNEKQRQVSSISQFHSNSNSASFNAGVSKQSFPSKVTFNPQKPDNQRSSIICKYCKKPGHSVEKCYKLHGFPQNFKFTKVNTPRRTATHVEVQSPVNSDETRNAGGPAMHTESKQLYTLPGLTKDQYS encoded by the coding sequence ATGACGATTACTCCTCCCTGCGATGCTACTCCTGTTGTTGACAGAGGAAACTCTTCTTCCTCTCGTCCTATTGCTTTCCATCCTGATGACTATACTCATCCGTGCCATCCTCTTTATGTACATCCATCCGATGTTTTAGGAGCCTCTCTAGTTTCCACTCCTTTTGATGGCACTAGCTATGGAAGCTGGTGTCGAAATATTTTGGTAGCTCTATCTGTGCACAATAAATTAGACTTTATAAATGACACTACTGAAAAACCACCCGATGGTTCCCCTCTAGTCAGGCAATGGCAACGTTGTAATGATTTAGTTGTGCCTTGGCTGACCAATTCTCTCACCAAGGAGATTTCTCGTAGTGTTGAGTATTCAGAACTGGCCAAAGACATTTGGCGTGAGTTAGAGGAGAGATATGATATGGCTGATGGTGCTAGAATTTTTGAACTTAAGAAGGAGTTATCTCACATTTCTCAGGGTCCTTTGGACATAGCCTCCTAttttaacaaaataaaacaaCTTTGGGATGAAATAGCTTCCATTTCTGTTAATCACCTCTCTGTATGCACATTTGGGGGAAATAAAAAGGATGATGAAGAGCAGAAGGTATATCAATTCTTAATGGGGCTCAATGAGACTTACCTTCAAGTCAGAAGCAATATCTTGATGATAAAACCCCTTCCATCTATGAGTAAAGTTTATGGGATTCTACTAAGTAATGAGAAACAAAGGCAAGTATCCTCCATTTCTCAGTTTCATTCAAACTCAAACTCTGCTTCCTTTAATGCTGGAGTGTCCAAGCAGTCTTTCCCCTCTAAGGTGACTTTCAATCCTCAAAAACCAGACAATCAAAGGTCCTCTATCATTTGCAAGTACTGTAAGAAACCAGGGCATTCTGTTGAAAAGTGCTACAAGCTGCATGGTTTTCCTCAGAATTTCAAATTTACTAAAGTTAATACACCTAGGAGAACTGCAACACATGTTGAGGTTCAATCTCCTGTTAACTCTGATGAGACTAGAAATGCTGGTGGTCCTGCCATGCATACTGAGTCTAAGCAGCTTTACACTTTGCCTGGGTTGACCAAGGATCAATACTCCTAA